The nucleotide sequence CTCCAGGTACCCGAGGGACTGGATCATCGGCAGGCTCACCTCACGCAGAGCCGACAGCAGCTATGGCTGCGCATGCCCGACCGACAAGGTGATCGTCTGTGGCTGGCAAGACTGGCCTCGACCACGCCGCAAGGCAGCTGGCAGCAGCAATGGCTGCCCGGCCCGGCCAGCCTTTCGGCCCTGGAGGGGCAGTTGCTGGTCACGGCAGGGCCGCATGCCTTCACTCAATGGCAGTTGAACGATGCGTCCGCCGGCCAGGTACCTCTGGCCCGCAAGCTGGGCCGGCAGGAGCATGCTGCCCAGCCGATCACCGCCCTGAGTGTCCTGCGCGGCGGCAAGAGCCTGATCCTGGGGGATGCCGGCGGTGGACTGAGTCATTACCTGCTGCCCGCGCATGCCAGCCCGCTGATCAAGGCGGGAGACTTCGACAGTGGCCTGTCGGCCCCGGTGAGAACCATCGCCGCGGCACATCATGGGTTGGGCTTCGCGGCACTCGACGCGGATGGCCGACTCGGGCTGTATCTCGCCACGGCCGAGCGTCGTCGGCAGCTGGTGGACTGGCTGTCACCCGCACAGGTGGCGGCAGGAGTCGAGTTGAGCTTCCAGCAGGCGGATCATCGTCTGCTGGCACGGCCAACGTCCGTGGCAGGTGGTCTGGGGGCTCTTGAACAGGCCTATGCGGGTCTCGAGATCCGTGATCCGCATCAGGTCGTGGGGCTTGGCGCGATCTTCGGCAAGGTCTGGTATGAGGGGCGTGACGCACCGGCCTGGATCTGGCAGCTGGAGAGCACCGGTGCCCATGAACCCCGCCTGTCGCTGGTACCCATCATGTGGGGGACGCTCAAGGTCGCGCTGGTCGGCCTGCTGTTTGCCGTGCCGTTGGGACTGGGCTGTGCCATCCATGTGGCCTGTTTCATGGCCCCGCGCCAGCGGGCGCGCATCAAGCCGATGCTGGAGATGATGGAGGCCTTGCCCACGGTGGTGATCGGCTTCATCGCGGCGCTGGTGGTCGCGCCCTTCGTCGAGCGTGAATTGATGGCCGTGCTGCTGGGGCTGGTACTGATTCCGCTGGGCACCATGGTGGCCGGTTTCGTGTGGACCCTGTCGCCGCGCGCACTGCGCAGCCTGATGCCGGAAAACATGGCCGCCTTCGGGCTGTTGCCGCTGCTGATGCTGCTGCTGTGGCTGGATGTGACGCTGGCTCATCAACTGGAAGCCTGGTGGTTCGAGGGCGACATCCGTCAATGGCTGTTTGCCCATCACGGCATCGATTACGCCCAGCGCAATACCCTGGTGACCGGCATGGCGCTGGGGCTGGCGGTGATGCCGACACTCTTCACGCTCAGTGAGGATGCGCTGTCCTCAGTCCCTCGCGGACTGGCGGCGGGGTCCGCGGCACTGGGGGCGACACCCTGGCAGAGTCTGCGCCGCGTGATCCTGCCGGCCGCCGCCGTCGGGCTGTTCTCCGCGGTGATGATCGGCATGGGGCGCGCCGTGGGCGAGACGATGATCGTGTTGATGGTCGCCGGCAACACGCCGCTGGTGGATGCCAGCCTGTTCGAGGGAGTGCGCTCACTGGCGGCGACCCTGGCGATCGAGTTGCCGGAAGCCGAGGTCGGCAGCAGCCATTACCGCCTGCTGTTCCTTGCCGCGCTGGCCTTGTTCCTCTTCACCTTCGTGGTCAATACGCTGGCGGAAGTGCTGCGGCTGCGCTTCATGCCGCCGCAACGTGGAGGCTGGGGATGAGTCGTCCTGATGCGGTACCGCCGTCCTCGTTGCTCAGACCTCGTGAGCCTGTGACGGCGCGTCTGGCGCGTTACTGGCGTGATGGTGGCCCCTGGGGCTGGCTGAATGCCATGGCGGTCAGTGTCTCGCTGGTACTGGTGCTGGGGCTGATCAGCCTGCTGGTGGTGGGCTCGCTCAGTCACTTCTGGCCCTCACGGCTGGTCGAGGTCGAACTCACCACCCAGCCGGGGCAGAGCGTCACGGCGCTCAAGACTACCCGTGGCGAGCCGGCGGCGGACAACCGTCACCTGCTGGGCGAATTGATGCATGAGGAGCTGCGTCCCTCGGCAGCGGACACCGGTGATCAGCAACGTGAGCGACAGTCGCAGCGCTGGTGGCTGCTGCAGACCTCCTCTCAGGATGGGGCCTCGGCGAGCTGGCAGTGGCTGCCGGATACCCTGATGGAGAATATCCGCTTTCCTCGCCAGGCACTGATGCTGGAAATGCGCGACGGGCGAGTGCTGTATGGCATGGCCAGAGCGCTGAGTGATCCGCTCACCGGTGAGCTGGATCATTCTCCGCAGCTCTCCTCCGACAGTGCGGTCCCGGGGGCACCGACTCCTTCACTGCACCAGAATGCCGAGGCACTGCATGCGCGGTTGGCGGCGCTTGAGGGCCAGCGTCGTCAGCTGGCGGCACTGCGCGCTGACAGCGAGGCCTTGAGCGCGCGCCTGCTGGCCTTGCAGCAGCAACTGTCCGCTCGACAAGGGCCTGTCACGACGCAGGACGAGGCGGATGCCTCCTTGATCGCGGAGCTCGAGACGACACGCGAGGCACTGATCACCCGTGAGGGGCAATTGCTGGCCCTCCGGGGAGCCCTGGACGCCGGCCAGCTGCTGCTCGGGGGCAATGGCGGTCATGAGGGGCGCATCGCGCTGAATGACATCCGTCATGTCTGGCAGCCGAATGCCATGGGCTTTGGCGGACGACTGTTGCTGACGCTGGAGCGCTTTCGCGACTTCGTCTCCGGCTCGCCCAATGAAGGCAGTGGCGGCATCTGGCCCGCCATCTTCGGTACCGTGCTGATGGTGGTGCTGATGGCGATTCTGGTGATGCCCTTCGGCGTGATGGCGGCCCTCTATCTACACGAGGTCGCGCATCAGGGGCGTCTCACGCGGCTGACCCGCATCGCGCTGCGCAATCTCGCCGGCGTGCCTTCCATCGTCTATGGGGTCTTCGGGCTGGGGTTCTTCGTCTACGGGCTGGGGGCCGGCCTGGATGAACTGTTCTTTTCCGAGCGTCTGCCGACCCCCACCTTCGGCACCGGTGGATTGCTGTGGGCATCGCTGACGCTGGCGCTGCTGACGCTGCCGGTGGTGATCGTGGCCACGGAGGAGGGGCTGGCGCGGGTGCCGCATCGCCTGCGCGAAGGCGCGCTGGCACTGGGTGCCACGCGCTTTGAGACCCTCAGGCGCGTGGTGATACCCGCGGCATCTCCGGCCTTGATGACCGGGCTGATTCTGGCGGTGGCGCGTGCGGCAGGCGAGGTCGCGCCCTTGATGCTGGTCGGCGTGGTCAAGCTGGCGCCGGACCTGCCGCTGGATGACAGCTTCCCGTGGCTGCATCTGGATCGCAAGTTCATGCACCTCGGCCATCAGGTCTATGATCTGGCCTTCCAGAGCAGCGATGCCTTCAGCAGTCGCCCGCTGGTCTACGCGACCGCGCTGGTGCTGGTGGTCGTGATCCTGTGCCTCAATCTGAGTGCCATTCGCCTGCGTCACATGCTGGCACAACGTTACAAGGGAGCCACCGAATGAAGCGTGACTCTGCACGTGAGAGCGTCCAGTCGAGCTCGCAGCATCCCGAGGTCGTCAATCCGCAGGACACGTGCCTGGAAACCCGCCACCTGTGCCTCGATTATCAGGCGCAGGTGGGCAAGGAGCGTCACCGACGGCGTGCGCTTGACGATATCAGCCTGCGCATCGCGCGCAAGCGCGTGACGGCTTTCATCGGTCCCTCGGGATGTGGCAAGTCGAGCCTGCTGCGCACCTTCAATCGCATGACTGATCTCGATGAGCAGTCACGCCTGAGCGGCAAGGTCTGGCTGGAAGGCGAGGACATCCATGCCCGGGGCGTGGATGTCCCCATGCTGCGCCGGCGCGTCGGCATGGTGTTCCAGACGCCCAACCCCTTTCCGATGTCGGTCTACGAGAACGTGGCCTTCGGGCTGAGGCTGGTCGGCGAGAATGACAAGCGCCATCTGGATGACAAGGTCGAATCCTGTCTGCGGGCCGCGGCGCTGTGGGAGGAAGTGAAGGACCGGCTGTTCGACAGCGCGCTGGGGCTTTCCGGTGGCCAGCAGCAGCGCCTGGTGATCGCGCGCACGCTGGCGGTGGAGCCGGAAGTCCTGCTGCTGGATGAGCCAGCCTCGGCGCTGGACCCGATCTCGACGCTCAAGATCGAGGAGCTGATCCGCTCGCTGCGCTCACGCCTGACGTTGGTCATCGTCACCCACAACATGCAGCAGGCAGCACGTGTCTCGGATGCCACGGCCTTTCTGCATGAAGGGCAGCTGGTGGAATATGCCCCGACCGATCAGCTGTTCACCAATCCGCGTCGTCGCCAGACCGAGGACTACATCACCGGTCGTTTCGGGTGAGATCACCAAAGCGGCACTGCAGGTGGCTGACACGTGTCTCGCGCGGGACGTTGGCGGATGGGCCATCGCGTCGTCGATATGTCAGCGCGGCGCAAGATTCGATTGGCGTCCCGGCGCTCGAGTGAAATATAACTGCAATCAAGAGGCGTCATGCTAGGAGGGAGCCGCCTGCGCCAGACCCTGCTGCAGCGCTTCTACATCAATGCCACATGTCAGAGACCGCCTGCCTCGGCGGATGACTTCCCGGGAGAGGGTAATGGATATCACCAGCGATTCGCACGGCAAGCACATATCCCAGCAGTTCAATCACGAGCTGGATGCGCTGAAGACACACCTGCTGGCCATGGGCGGTCTGGTGGAGAAGCAGCTGCAGGATGCCGTCACGGCCCTGCTGGAGGGTGACAGCGAGACGGCGACACGCGTGCGTGACAATGACAAGGCCGTCAACGACATGCAGCTGAAGATCGATGACGAGTGCACCCGCGTGCTGGCGCGCCGTCAGCCGGCGGCCTCCGATCTGCGTCTGGTGCTGGCCGTGATTCGCGCCACCTCGGACCTGGAGCGTATCGGCGATGAATCCAGCAAGATCGCGCGCAATGCCATCTCGCTGGTCGAGAACGGCCAGAGCCCGCGTGGCATGGTCGAGGTTCGTCACCTCAGTCAGCATGTGCGCAGCATGGTGCGTGACTCGCTGACCGCCTTCGCCCGCTTCGATACGGATCTGGCGCTCAAGGTACTGCGTGAGGATGCCTCGGTGGATCTGGAATACCAGAGCGCGATGCGTTCGCTGATGACCTTCATGATGGAAGACGCGCGCCAGATCACCCCGGTGCTCAACGTGATGTGGATTCTGCGTGCGCTGGAGCGTATCGGGGATCACGCCGACAACCTCGCCGAGTACGTCATCTTCCTGGTCAAGGGCGTGGACGTGCGTCACACCGACACCCATGACCTCCAGCCGCAGGATCTCGACAAGCCCTGACGTGCAGGCCCCTTCCCCGGGGCCTGACGCCTGTCTGCCGATGACGCCCCGCCTCTGTCCCGCCGACGGAGTGCGGGGCGTCTGCCATTCGATGCGCCGACAGCTGCGTGGGGCGGGTGGTAGTGCTAGGGTGTGGCTCCGGCCGCCTGAGGGCAGCCGCCTTTCACGAAATGACGAGGACGTCGCATGATTGATGCCGTATCGGCGCTGGTCCGCGGGACCCGCATGGTCTATACCCCCGGGCTACGCCGTTTCGTGTTCGTACCACTGGCGATCAACCTGGTGCTCTACAGTGCCACGCTGTGGCTGTTGTTCAGCCAGTTCGAGGGCTGGATCGATTACTGGATGCTCAAGGTGCCCAGCTGGCTGGAATGGCTGAGCTGGTTGATCTGGCCGGTGCTGGTGCTGAGTCTGTTGCTGGCGGTGTTCTTCACCTTCAGCCTGGTGACCAATCTGATCGCGGCGCCGTTCTACGGCATTCTGGCCGAGAAGGTCGAGCATCGACTGGATGGCACCCTGATCGAGGATGAGCGTGGCCTGGTGAAGATCGGGATCGACTCGCTGGGGCGCGAGATGGCCAAACTGGGTTACTTCATTCCCCGCATGATCGCGCTGTTCATTCTCGGCTTCATTCCGGGCCTGAATCTGCTCTCACCGCTGCTGTGGGGGCTGTTCTCGGCCTGGAGCATGGCGATCCAGTATCTGGACTATCCGATGGACAACCATCAGGTCAGCTTCGGCGACATGAAGCAGCGTCTCAAGGCGCGCTGGTGGCCGTCACTGACCTTCGGTGGTGCCGTGTTCGTGCTGACGCTGGTGCCCTTGGCCAACCTGCTGTTCATTCCCGGGGCCGTGGCGGGTGCCGTCCTGATGTGGCAGAGCCACTACCGACAGCTGCCTGCCCCGCGCCGCTGAGCCAGGCTTTATCGCGAGCGTTGACGAACGCAGATACCACGACGCCCCGCCGTGACCTCATGCAGAGGGCGCGGCGGGGCGTTCGTGTCAGTGGGGCTGCAACCGTCAGGCAGTCGTCGCGCAGCGGCGTTCCGCCGGGAAATGACAACGGAAGCGTGCGCCCTCGCCGGGCAGGCTGTCGATCTCCAGGCGGCCCTGATGGCGGATCAGCACATGCTTGACGATGGCCAGTCCCAGCCCGGTGCCACCAGTGGCGGTGCTGCGTCCCTTGTCGATGCGATAGAAGCGCTCCGTCAGGCGCGGTAGATGCACGGGATCAATGCCGTCACCGTCATCCTCCACCTCGACCATCACGCCCTCGCTGGTGCTCTGGCAGCGCAGCGTGATGTGGCAGTCTTCCGGCGTGTAACGCACCGCATTGAAGACCAGATTCGAGATCGCGCTTCTCAGCTCCTGCTCCTCACCCATCAGGGCCAGTCCGGGCTCGACCGCCACCGTGATGACATGCCGCTCCTTCGAGAGGCCTTCGGCATCTTCCCGGATACGCGTCAGCAGCTGTGCCATGTCGATGCGACGTCCTTCGCCCGACAGCTCGTCGGTCTCCAGGCGCGACAGGGTCAGCAGATCCTCGACGAGGTGCTGCATGCGGTCGGTCTGACTCTGCATCTGTCCCAGGCCACGCTGCCAGCGCGGGGGCAGGTCATCGGCATAGTCGGAATAGGTCTCGAGATAGCCGGCCAGTACCGTCAGCGGCGTGCGCAGCTCATGGGAGACATTGGCCACGAAGTCGCGGCGCATTTCCTCGAGACGGTAGAGACGGGTGACATCGCGCACCATCACCAGGCGCTCGTTGTCACCGAACAGGGTGATGGAGATCTGCAGGGTCAGGTTGTCGGAGAGCGGCGATTGCAGGGTCAGCGGCTCACGATAGGCCAGCCGATTGAAGTAATCGATGAACACGGGGTCACGCAGATAGTTGGTGACGTGCTGGCCGCGGTCGTGACTGGCCTTGAGGCCGATCAACTGCTCGGCAGCGCTGTTCCACCACTCCATGTCGCCGTGATTGTCGAGCATCACCAGGCCATCGCGCATCGCTTCCGAGGATTCCTGGATGCGATTGAGGATACTGCGCAGTCGCTCCTGCGCCTGACGCTGACCCTTCTGGTAGCGATACAGACGATCGAGCAGATCCCCCCAGACGCCATCGCCGGGCGGCGGCTCTTCATGGGGGTTGGTGATCAGCCAGGTGTAGAGGCTCTTGAGGTGCTTGAGATGGACGAACAGGTACAGCGCCAGCCCCAGCGCCAGGCCCCAGCCCAGCAGGCCGAGCAGTCCGCCGACCAGCCCGAAGCCGCCCGCCAGATAGCCCAGCCGCCATAGCTCGTTCGTCCAGTAGCGCATCCGCGTCTCAGGCCTGGGCGCTGAAGCGATAACCGGTACCGCGGACGGTCTGGATCAAGTGCTGATGCCCCTCGCCCAGCGCCTTGCGCAGACGACGAATGTGCACGTCCACGGTGCGCTCCTCGACATAGACATTGCCGCCCCAGACCTGATCCAGCAGCTGGCTGCGGGTGTAGGCGCGCTCCTGATGGGTCATGAAGAACTGCAGCAGGCGGTATTCGGTGGGGCCGACCTCCAGGGAGTTGCCGTGTGCGGTCACGCGGTGGCTGGCGGGGTCGAGCATCAGACCCTCGACTTCCACCGACTCCTCGACGCCCTTGGGCGTGGTGCGGCGCAGCACGGCCTTGAGGCGTGCCACCAGCTCGCGTGGCGAGAAGGGCTTGGTGATGTAATCGTCCGCCCCGGCCTCGAGCCCCTGGATCTTGTTGTCTTCCTCGCCCTTGGCGGTGAGCAGGATGATCGGCAGCTCCGCCGTGGTCTCGTCACGCTTGAGGCGGCGCGCCAGTTCCAGCCCGCTGGTGCCGGGCATCATCCAGTCCAGCAACAGCAGATCGGGCTTTTCATCGACGACGATGGCGTGGGCGTCCTGGGCATTGTCGGCCTCCAGCACGCGGTAATCCGCCATTTCCAGGGCGACGGCGATCATCTCGCGTATCGAGGATTCGTCGTCGACAATCAGTACGGTCTTGGAGCTCATCGCTAGATCCCATGCAGCAGTCGGCGCACGCGCCAGAATGACAAGTCGATGACGATTACAACCTGCTTATATGACAGTGAGATGACAATCGCCAGCTTGGCAGCTTGCCGCCCGGCTTGCCAGCGAGTCCCTCAACTCTCGCGAGGCGTGAATGCCACGCCTCGCCGCATGAGGAAGATCGCTGGCAGACCGGATGAGGACTCGGGCCCATTGGCCGGAAAGAGGGGTCAGGCAGCTGGCCAGGTCGCCAGCGCGATGCCCGCGAAGATCAGCAGGCCGGACCAGTGGTTGTTGAGAAATGCCTGGAAGCAGGGGCCACGCTCCCGCTCGCGAATCAGGCGCTGCTGCCAGACGAAGGTCACGGCCGCCGCGGCCAGCCCCAGCCAGTAGAAGATGCCCAGCGCCAGGTGCAGGCCGATGCCGATCAACACCGCCAGCATGCCCAGCTGCAGCAGACCGATCATCAGCGTGTCGGCGCGGCCGAACAGCACGGCGGTGGACTTGATGCCGACCTTGAGGTCGTCATTGCGATCGACCATCGCATAGGCGGTGTCGTAGGCCACCGTCCACATCAGATTGGCCGCGAACAGCCACCAGCCATAGGTCGGCACCTCCTCAAGCGTCGCCGCGAAGGCCATCGGAATCGCCCAGCCGAAGGCGGCACCCAGCACCACCTGCGGCAGATGATGGAAGCGCTTCATGAACGGATAGCTGGCCGCCAGCAGCACGGCGACGATCGACAGCAGCACCGTGGTCAGGTTGGTGAAGCACACCAGCACGAAGGCGGCCGCGACCAGCACACCGAACAGGGTCAGCGCCTCGCGCTCCGTGATGCGTCCTGAGGTCAGCGGGCGATCCCGGGTGCGTTCGACATGCTTGTCCCAGTGGCGATCCGCGTAGTCGTTGATCACGCAGCCGGCGGCACGCATCAGATAGACGCCAGCCACGAAGATCAGCAGCGTATCGCGGTCCGGTAGCCCATCGGCCGCCAGCCACAGGGCCCATAGGGTCGGCCACATCAGCAGCCAGGTGCCGATGGGGCGGTCCAGACGAGTCAGGGCGAGGTAATCGGCCAGTTTGGACGGGCGGGAAGCGGATGACGCTGACATCAGGACTCCTGATCGAACGGCAGTGGGGAATCAGAGTTCCAGAGCGTGCTGGAACCGAGGGGTGAAACCTTCCTGGACCAGTACCCGGAAGCGACCGTGCGAGAACATCGAGCGGCGCATCCACAGGCTGGCGGTGCGTGCCAGCGGCTGCGTGCTGGCAAGTCTCAGTGGCGCCCGGCTGACATCGATGGCGCTGCGGGTCAGGTCGGGCTGGCGGAACAGCCAATGGCCCAGCGAGCCTTCGCCGAGCGTCGAAAGACGGTGGCCATGGGCCAGGTCCAGCGCCGCCAGCGAGCGCGCGATCACCCAGGGCTCATCGCCATGACACAGGGCCACTTCGCGCCGCCAGAC is from Cobetia marina and encodes:
- a CDS encoding ABC transporter permease subunit, which gives rise to MQSRRLRRDRLASLWLTVAGLGVMALVVVMLGYLISVSWPLLKPPGTTPSSSQVLESRALDTRAADMDEWRIEWLAGNRLQLIQHTDDGLRRSSSLQVPEGLDHRQAHLTQSRQQLWLRMPDRQGDRLWLARLASTTPQGSWQQQWLPGPASLSALEGQLLVTAGPHAFTQWQLNDASAGQVPLARKLGRQEHAAQPITALSVLRGGKSLILGDAGGGLSHYLLPAHASPLIKAGDFDSGLSAPVRTIAAAHHGLGFAALDADGRLGLYLATAERRRQLVDWLSPAQVAAGVELSFQQADHRLLARPTSVAGGLGALEQAYAGLEIRDPHQVVGLGAIFGKVWYEGRDAPAWIWQLESTGAHEPRLSLVPIMWGTLKVALVGLLFAVPLGLGCAIHVACFMAPRQRARIKPMLEMMEALPTVVIGFIAALVVAPFVERELMAVLLGLVLIPLGTMVAGFVWTLSPRALRSLMPENMAAFGLLPLLMLLLWLDVTLAHQLEAWWFEGDIRQWLFAHHGIDYAQRNTLVTGMALGLAVMPTLFTLSEDALSSVPRGLAAGSAALGATPWQSLRRVILPAAAVGLFSAVMIGMGRAVGETMIVLMVAGNTPLVDASLFEGVRSLAATLAIELPEAEVGSSHYRLLFLAALALFLFTFVVNTLAEVLRLRFMPPQRGGWG
- the pstA gene encoding phosphate ABC transporter permease PstA is translated as MSRPDAVPPSSLLRPREPVTARLARYWRDGGPWGWLNAMAVSVSLVLVLGLISLLVVGSLSHFWPSRLVEVELTTQPGQSVTALKTTRGEPAADNRHLLGELMHEELRPSAADTGDQQRERQSQRWWLLQTSSQDGASASWQWLPDTLMENIRFPRQALMLEMRDGRVLYGMARALSDPLTGELDHSPQLSSDSAVPGAPTPSLHQNAEALHARLAALEGQRRQLAALRADSEALSARLLALQQQLSARQGPVTTQDEADASLIAELETTREALITREGQLLALRGALDAGQLLLGGNGGHEGRIALNDIRHVWQPNAMGFGGRLLLTLERFRDFVSGSPNEGSGGIWPAIFGTVLMVVLMAILVMPFGVMAALYLHEVAHQGRLTRLTRIALRNLAGVPSIVYGVFGLGFFVYGLGAGLDELFFSERLPTPTFGTGGLLWASLTLALLTLPVVIVATEEGLARVPHRLREGALALGATRFETLRRVVIPAASPALMTGLILAVARAAGEVAPLMLVGVVKLAPDLPLDDSFPWLHLDRKFMHLGHQVYDLAFQSSDAFSSRPLVYATALVLVVVILCLNLSAIRLRHMLAQRYKGATE
- the pstB gene encoding phosphate ABC transporter ATP-binding protein PstB, whose translation is MKRDSARESVQSSSQHPEVVNPQDTCLETRHLCLDYQAQVGKERHRRRALDDISLRIARKRVTAFIGPSGCGKSSLLRTFNRMTDLDEQSRLSGKVWLEGEDIHARGVDVPMLRRRVGMVFQTPNPFPMSVYENVAFGLRLVGENDKRHLDDKVESCLRAAALWEEVKDRLFDSALGLSGGQQQRLVIARTLAVEPEVLLLDEPASALDPISTLKIEELIRSLRSRLTLVIVTHNMQQAARVSDATAFLHEGQLVEYAPTDQLFTNPRRRQTEDYITGRFG
- the phoU gene encoding phosphate signaling complex protein PhoU — its product is MDITSDSHGKHISQQFNHELDALKTHLLAMGGLVEKQLQDAVTALLEGDSETATRVRDNDKAVNDMQLKIDDECTRVLARRQPAASDLRLVLAVIRATSDLERIGDESSKIARNAISLVENGQSPRGMVEVRHLSQHVRSMVRDSLTAFARFDTDLALKVLREDASVDLEYQSAMRSLMTFMMEDARQITPVLNVMWILRALERIGDHADNLAEYVIFLVKGVDVRHTDTHDLQPQDLDKP
- the cysZ gene encoding sulfate transporter CysZ; translation: MIDAVSALVRGTRMVYTPGLRRFVFVPLAINLVLYSATLWLLFSQFEGWIDYWMLKVPSWLEWLSWLIWPVLVLSLLLAVFFTFSLVTNLIAAPFYGILAEKVEHRLDGTLIEDERGLVKIGIDSLGREMAKLGYFIPRMIALFILGFIPGLNLLSPLLWGLFSAWSMAIQYLDYPMDNHQVSFGDMKQRLKARWWPSLTFGGAVFVLTLVPLANLLFIPGAVAGAVLMWQSHYRQLPAPRR
- the phoR gene encoding phosphate regulon sensor histidine kinase PhoR; the encoded protein is MRYWTNELWRLGYLAGGFGLVGGLLGLLGWGLALGLALYLFVHLKHLKSLYTWLITNPHEEPPPGDGVWGDLLDRLYRYQKGQRQAQERLRSILNRIQESSEAMRDGLVMLDNHGDMEWWNSAAEQLIGLKASHDRGQHVTNYLRDPVFIDYFNRLAYREPLTLQSPLSDNLTLQISITLFGDNERLVMVRDVTRLYRLEEMRRDFVANVSHELRTPLTVLAGYLETYSDYADDLPPRWQRGLGQMQSQTDRMQHLVEDLLTLSRLETDELSGEGRRIDMAQLLTRIREDAEGLSKERHVITVAVEPGLALMGEEQELRSAISNLVFNAVRYTPEDCHITLRCQSTSEGVMVEVEDDGDGIDPVHLPRLTERFYRIDKGRSTATGGTGLGLAIVKHVLIRHQGRLEIDSLPGEGARFRCHFPAERRCATTA
- the phoB gene encoding phosphate regulon transcriptional regulator PhoB; the encoded protein is MSSKTVLIVDDESSIREMIAVALEMADYRVLEADNAQDAHAIVVDEKPDLLLLDWMMPGTSGLELARRLKRDETTAELPIILLTAKGEEDNKIQGLEAGADDYITKPFSPRELVARLKAVLRRTTPKGVEESVEVEGLMLDPASHRVTAHGNSLEVGPTEYRLLQFFMTHQERAYTRSQLLDQVWGGNVYVEERTVDVHIRRLRKALGEGHQHLIQTVRGTGYRFSAQA
- the ubiA gene encoding 4-hydroxybenzoate octaprenyltransferase translates to MSASSASRPSKLADYLALTRLDRPIGTWLLMWPTLWALWLAADGLPDRDTLLIFVAGVYLMRAAGCVINDYADRHWDKHVERTRDRPLTSGRITEREALTLFGVLVAAAFVLVCFTNLTTVLLSIVAVLLAASYPFMKRFHHLPQVVLGAAFGWAIPMAFAATLEEVPTYGWWLFAANLMWTVAYDTAYAMVDRNDDLKVGIKSTAVLFGRADTLMIGLLQLGMLAVLIGIGLHLALGIFYWLGLAAAAVTFVWQQRLIRERERGPCFQAFLNNHWSGLLIFAGIALATWPAA